The following are from one region of the Amycolatopsis sp. QT-25 genome:
- a CDS encoding SDR family oxidoreductase, which produces MVTGGASGIGRGVAEAFQSAGDRVVIADVDARAAHELAGELGAEHVELDISDPGSVDAALALITDRFGPVEVLVNNAGLAGGGGPLVGLDIGIFDLCTRVNFRGTFLMTRAVGAHMLEAGTRGAIVNITSIGARQPTPGLGHYEATKAAVEALTRSAALELAPHGIRVNAVAPGPVLTPMTAGFASDSAARAAWEARIPLGTIASVADVVPSVLFLASADARHLTGVSLQVDGGQLLT; this is translated from the coding sequence GTGGTGACCGGCGGCGCCAGTGGCATCGGCCGTGGAGTCGCCGAAGCCTTCCAGTCCGCGGGTGACCGTGTCGTCATCGCCGACGTCGACGCCCGCGCGGCCCACGAGCTGGCGGGCGAGCTCGGCGCGGAACACGTCGAACTCGACATTTCCGACCCCGGCTCGGTCGACGCGGCGCTGGCGTTGATCACCGATCGGTTCGGCCCGGTGGAGGTCCTGGTCAACAACGCGGGTCTCGCCGGCGGCGGCGGACCGTTGGTGGGGCTCGACATCGGCATCTTCGATCTGTGCACGCGGGTGAACTTCCGCGGCACGTTCCTGATGACCCGCGCGGTCGGCGCGCACATGCTGGAAGCCGGCACGCGAGGCGCCATCGTCAACATCACCTCCATCGGCGCCCGTCAGCCGACCCCCGGACTCGGTCACTACGAGGCCACCAAGGCCGCCGTCGAGGCACTCACCCGTTCGGCCGCGCTCGAACTGGCACCGCACGGCATCCGCGTCAACGCCGTCGCGCCCGGCCCGGTGCTCACCCCGATGACCGCCGGTTTCGCCTCGGACAGCGCCGCCCGCGCGGCGTGGGAAGCGAGGATCCCGCTGGGCACCATCGCTTCCGTCGCCGACGTGGTGCCGTCAGTCCTGTTCCTCGCCTCCGCCGACGCCCGCCATCTCACCGGGGTGAGCCTCCAGGTCGACGGCGGGCAACTGCTCACCTGA